In the Patagioenas fasciata isolate bPatFas1 chromosome 38, bPatFas1.hap1, whole genome shotgun sequence genome, one interval contains:
- the OXA1L gene encoding mitochondrial inner membrane protein OXA1L isoform X1: protein MMAAVLRLRPLGAQMLRGPPWPWRSRLGHKSLLIRGLGSGGGQAVGLSPPSVGPSPPCPPAHPPSMGPDSPPMGLDSPPMGPDSPPMGPDLSAMGPALPPCPPSVGPVLLEDVGLGAPTPVGLIQNFLQFLHLDVGLPWWGAIATGTLCARVLLLPLLIRGQREAARLALHLPHLQLLSQRLQHARAHGDQLQAPPLPEVARAYSELVAYQKKHDVNPLRGFLVPLVQTPLFVSFFLALRAMAAAPLPGLRSGGWGWVPDLTAPDPLYVLPLLVTASTWAVMEAGAEAGVATPGAGPTRQLLRLLPLLFLPFILHFPTAVLTYWLTSNAFSLLQTALLRVPALRAGLRIAPPPAAPPPAGPAPRARPARRGILERLKEEWATAQAAKRGEERERQRRKRLEMAGKGPLRQTFSQNPLGPPPLPPRPPPPPKRPWKETLGP from the exons ATGATGGCGGCGGTGCTGCGGCTGCGGCCGCTTGGCGCTCAG ATGCTTCGGGGACCCCCCTGGCCCTGGAGGAGCCGCTTGGGGCACAAATCGCTGCTCATCAGGGGATTGGGAAGCGGCGGCGGGCAG GccgtggggctgagccccccaAGTGTGGGTCCGAGCCCACCATGTCCCCCTGCACACCCCCCATCTATGGGGCCGGATTCACCCCCTATGGGGCTGGATTCACCCCCTATGGGTCCGGATTCACCGCCTATGGGTCCGGATCTTTCCGCTATGGGTCCGGCgctgcccccctgccccccaagtgtggggccgGTGCTGCTGGAAGATGTGGGGCTGGGCGCCCCCACGCCCGTGGGGCTGATCCAGAACTTCCTGCAGTTCCTGCACCTCGATGTGGGGCTGCCCTGGTGGGGGGCGATCGCCACAg gcacgCTGTGCGCCCGCgtcctgctgctgccgctgctgatcCGGGGCCAGCGCGAGGCGGCGCGGCTGGCCCTGCACCTCCCCCACCTGCAGCTGCTGTCCCAGCGCCTGCAGCACGCCCGGGCACACGGGGACCAGCTCCAGG ccccgcccctcccggaaGTGGCCCGGGCGTACTCGGAGCTGGTGGCCTATCAGAAGAAGCACGACGTGAACCCCCTACGGGGCTTCCTGGTGCCCCTGGTGcag ACGCCGCTGTTCGTGTCGTTCTTCCTGGCGCTCAGGGCCATGGCGGCCGCGCCGCTGCCCGGGCTGCGctcggggggctggggctgggtgcCCGACCTCACGGCCCCCGACCCGCTCTACGTGCTGCCCCTGCTGGTCACGGCGAGCACCTGGGCCGTGATGGAG GCGGGGGCGGAGGCGGGCGTGGCCACCCCGGGGGCGGGGCCAACGCGGCAGCTGCTGAGGCTCCTCCCACTGCTCTTCCTGCCCTTCATCCTCCACTTCCCCACg GCCGTGCTCACCTATTGGCTGACGTCCAACGCCTTCAGCCTCCTGCAGACGGCGCTGCTGCGCGTGCCGGCCCTGAGGGCGGGGCTACGCAtcgccccgccccccgcggccccgccccccgccggccccgccccccgggccCGCCCAGCGCGCAGGGGGATCCTGGAGCGGCTCAAAGAGG AGTGGGCGACGGCGCAGGCGGCAAAACGGGGGGAGGAGCGGGAACGGCAGCGGAGGAAGCGGCTGGAGATGGCGGGAAAAg gTCCCCTCCGCCAGACGTTTTCCCAGAACCCCCTGGGGcctccgcccctccccccccgcccccctcccccccccaaacgccCCTGGAAGGAGACGCTGGGCCCCTAA
- the OXA1L gene encoding mitochondrial inner membrane protein OXA1L isoform X2, which translates to MMAAVLRLRPLGAQMLRGPPWPWRSRLGHKSLLIRGLGSGGGQAVGLSPPSVGPSPPCPPAHPPSMGPDSPPMGLDSPPMGPDSPPMGPDLSAMGPALPPCPPSVGPVLLEDVGLGAPTPVGLIQNFLQFLHLDVGLPWWGAIATGTLCARVLLLPLLIRGQREAARLALHLPHLQLLSQRLQHARAHGDQLQVARAYSELVAYQKKHDVNPLRGFLVPLVQTPLFVSFFLALRAMAAAPLPGLRSGGWGWVPDLTAPDPLYVLPLLVTASTWAVMEAGAEAGVATPGAGPTRQLLRLLPLLFLPFILHFPTAVLTYWLTSNAFSLLQTALLRVPALRAGLRIAPPPAAPPPAGPAPRARPARRGILERLKEEWATAQAAKRGEERERQRRKRLEMAGKGPLRQTFSQNPLGPPPLPPRPPPPPKRPWKETLGP; encoded by the exons ATGATGGCGGCGGTGCTGCGGCTGCGGCCGCTTGGCGCTCAG ATGCTTCGGGGACCCCCCTGGCCCTGGAGGAGCCGCTTGGGGCACAAATCGCTGCTCATCAGGGGATTGGGAAGCGGCGGCGGGCAG GccgtggggctgagccccccaAGTGTGGGTCCGAGCCCACCATGTCCCCCTGCACACCCCCCATCTATGGGGCCGGATTCACCCCCTATGGGGCTGGATTCACCCCCTATGGGTCCGGATTCACCGCCTATGGGTCCGGATCTTTCCGCTATGGGTCCGGCgctgcccccctgccccccaagtgtggggccgGTGCTGCTGGAAGATGTGGGGCTGGGCGCCCCCACGCCCGTGGGGCTGATCCAGAACTTCCTGCAGTTCCTGCACCTCGATGTGGGGCTGCCCTGGTGGGGGGCGATCGCCACAg gcacgCTGTGCGCCCGCgtcctgctgctgccgctgctgatcCGGGGCCAGCGCGAGGCGGCGCGGCTGGCCCTGCACCTCCCCCACCTGCAGCTGCTGTCCCAGCGCCTGCAGCACGCCCGGGCACACGGGGACCAGCTCCAGG TGGCCCGGGCGTACTCGGAGCTGGTGGCCTATCAGAAGAAGCACGACGTGAACCCCCTACGGGGCTTCCTGGTGCCCCTGGTGcag ACGCCGCTGTTCGTGTCGTTCTTCCTGGCGCTCAGGGCCATGGCGGCCGCGCCGCTGCCCGGGCTGCGctcggggggctggggctgggtgcCCGACCTCACGGCCCCCGACCCGCTCTACGTGCTGCCCCTGCTGGTCACGGCGAGCACCTGGGCCGTGATGGAG GCGGGGGCGGAGGCGGGCGTGGCCACCCCGGGGGCGGGGCCAACGCGGCAGCTGCTGAGGCTCCTCCCACTGCTCTTCCTGCCCTTCATCCTCCACTTCCCCACg GCCGTGCTCACCTATTGGCTGACGTCCAACGCCTTCAGCCTCCTGCAGACGGCGCTGCTGCGCGTGCCGGCCCTGAGGGCGGGGCTACGCAtcgccccgccccccgcggccccgccccccgccggccccgccccccgggccCGCCCAGCGCGCAGGGGGATCCTGGAGCGGCTCAAAGAGG AGTGGGCGACGGCGCAGGCGGCAAAACGGGGGGAGGAGCGGGAACGGCAGCGGAGGAAGCGGCTGGAGATGGCGGGAAAAg gTCCCCTCCGCCAGACGTTTTCCCAGAACCCCCTGGGGcctccgcccctccccccccgcccccctcccccccccaaacgccCCTGGAAGGAGACGCTGGGCCCCTAA
- the OXA1L gene encoding mitochondrial inner membrane protein OXA1L isoform X3, with the protein MMAAVLRLRPLGAQMLRGPPWPWRSRLGHKSLLIRGLGSGGGQAVGLSPPSVGPSPPCPPAHPPSMGPDSPPMGLDSPPMGPDSPPMGPDLSAMGPALPPCPPSVGPVLLEDVGLGAPTPVGLIQNFLQFLHLDVGLPWWGAIATGTLCARVLLLPLLIRGQREAARLALHLPHLQLLSQRLQHARAHGDQLQAPPLPEVARAYSELVAYQKKHDVNPLRGFLVPLVQTPLFVSFFLALRAMAAAPLPGLRSGGWGWVPDLTAPDPLYVLPLLVTASTWAVMEAGAEAGVATPGAGPTRQLLRLLPLLFLPFILHFPTAVLTYWLTSNAFSLLQTALLRVPALRAGLRIAPPPAAPPPAGPAPRARPARRGILERLKEGPLRQTFSQNPLGPPPLPPRPPPPPKRPWKETLGP; encoded by the exons ATGATGGCGGCGGTGCTGCGGCTGCGGCCGCTTGGCGCTCAG ATGCTTCGGGGACCCCCCTGGCCCTGGAGGAGCCGCTTGGGGCACAAATCGCTGCTCATCAGGGGATTGGGAAGCGGCGGCGGGCAG GccgtggggctgagccccccaAGTGTGGGTCCGAGCCCACCATGTCCCCCTGCACACCCCCCATCTATGGGGCCGGATTCACCCCCTATGGGGCTGGATTCACCCCCTATGGGTCCGGATTCACCGCCTATGGGTCCGGATCTTTCCGCTATGGGTCCGGCgctgcccccctgccccccaagtgtggggccgGTGCTGCTGGAAGATGTGGGGCTGGGCGCCCCCACGCCCGTGGGGCTGATCCAGAACTTCCTGCAGTTCCTGCACCTCGATGTGGGGCTGCCCTGGTGGGGGGCGATCGCCACAg gcacgCTGTGCGCCCGCgtcctgctgctgccgctgctgatcCGGGGCCAGCGCGAGGCGGCGCGGCTGGCCCTGCACCTCCCCCACCTGCAGCTGCTGTCCCAGCGCCTGCAGCACGCCCGGGCACACGGGGACCAGCTCCAGG ccccgcccctcccggaaGTGGCCCGGGCGTACTCGGAGCTGGTGGCCTATCAGAAGAAGCACGACGTGAACCCCCTACGGGGCTTCCTGGTGCCCCTGGTGcag ACGCCGCTGTTCGTGTCGTTCTTCCTGGCGCTCAGGGCCATGGCGGCCGCGCCGCTGCCCGGGCTGCGctcggggggctggggctgggtgcCCGACCTCACGGCCCCCGACCCGCTCTACGTGCTGCCCCTGCTGGTCACGGCGAGCACCTGGGCCGTGATGGAG GCGGGGGCGGAGGCGGGCGTGGCCACCCCGGGGGCGGGGCCAACGCGGCAGCTGCTGAGGCTCCTCCCACTGCTCTTCCTGCCCTTCATCCTCCACTTCCCCACg GCCGTGCTCACCTATTGGCTGACGTCCAACGCCTTCAGCCTCCTGCAGACGGCGCTGCTGCGCGTGCCGGCCCTGAGGGCGGGGCTACGCAtcgccccgccccccgcggccccgccccccgccggccccgccccccgggccCGCCCAGCGCGCAGGGGGATCCTGGAGCGGCTCAAAGAGG gTCCCCTCCGCCAGACGTTTTCCCAGAACCCCCTGGGGcctccgcccctccccccccgcccccctcccccccccaaacgccCCTGGAAGGAGACGCTGGGCCCCTAA